The stretch of DNA TCCCGTGCTGGTCATCGTGGAAGATTGGTATATCCATGCTCTCGATGAGCCTCTGCTCTATGTAGAAACATTCGGGAGCCTTGATGTCTTCGAGGTTGATCCCTCCAAAGGTGGGCTCCATCAATTTCACCGCTTTGATGAACTCATCCGGGTCTTCCGTAGCAAGTTCGATATCAAAGACATCTATATCTGCAAACCTCTTGAAGAGAACTCCCTTCCCTTCCATAACCGGTTTACCGGCAAGCGCTCCTATGTTTCCAAGCCCCAGAACGGCAGTTCCATTCGATATAACAGCAACGAGATTTCCCTTTGTTGTGTATTTGTAAGCATCCTCGGGATTCTTCTTTATCTCCAGACAGGGAACGGCGACCCCAGGCGTATAAGCCAGGGAAAGATCTCTCTGCGTCAAGCATGGCTTTGTCGGAACGACCTCAACTTTTCCCTTTCTTCCCAAAGAATGATACTCAAGCGCCTCGATTTCTCTTATCGACATTTCTCATCTCCTTTTACCTTCCTTGAAAGATTAGTATTGATGGTCAAGAAACCGTTGCTGATTGTTTATGATTTCTCTCAGCTATTTTTGAGTAAAGATTATGCCACATCCGACCGAGCCTTTCAATCACAATGCTGGGGTTTGCGTGAAGGGAAAAAGATGAAAAAGGGTTTTGTGAGATAGAGGAAAGCAGAGGAACGTATCAGAATAATCCCTTCCTGCGCATTACGCCATAGTAGAGGGATGCTGCTATGATCCCCTTGCTGGCATCGATCAGGATGAAAGGAAAAACCCCGATGTTAAACGTGTGCATGAGCAGAAGGCTCCCCTGGAGACCTGTCAATGCTTTGACATAGAGAATCAGATGGATGAGACCAAAGAAATAGATGATCGTCATGCCGGAAACGATCGTCACAATGAAATTAAATCTACGCAAGATATTCCTCTCTTTGAGATAAGCGATTGCCAAGGCAGCCGGGATGAAACCGACTATATAACCGCCTGTGGGTCCTGCCAGAGATGAGAATCCGGCTGAGGCTCCGGAAAAGACGGGGAATCCCATCAGGCCGGCTGCCAGGTAGAGGACCATGCTCAATGGAGCGAGCCGGGAGCTCAGGAAATAGCCGGTCAGGAAGACGGCAAGGACCTGGAGTGTGAAAGGAACGGGAGTGAAGGGAAGCGGAACCTTCACCTGGGACAGCAAGGCCGTCAAGATGCAGAAAAAGAATACCGATATGATGGCTCTAAACGCGCCTGTTCGATCCCGATCCAGCTCATGCATCATCAAAATGTATCTCTTCATCTTCTCTCCCTGAAAATCGTTAATTTTATATCACAATCACGTTTTCCAATCTACCA from Acidobacteriota bacterium encodes:
- a CDS encoding biotin transporter BioY; amino-acid sequence: MKRYILMMHELDRDRTGAFRAIISVFFFCILTALLSQVKVPLPFTPVPFTLQVLAVFLTGYFLSSRLAPLSMVLYLAAGLMGFPVFSGASAGFSSLAGPTGGYIVGFIPAALAIAYLKERNILRRFNFIVTIVSGMTIIYFFGLIHLILYVKALTGLQGSLLLMHTFNIGVFPFILIDASKGIIAASLYYGVMRRKGLF